The Ochrobactrum quorumnocens genome has a segment encoding these proteins:
- a CDS encoding L,D-transpeptidase, with product MTTIPLAKSLSYSAISRRSFILGLLAVQGCSTVSGTMSPSPDESPYSSEPFPVRPVNRGKFAKDLQPVTMAKKVDAPPGAIIVDPHSKHIYYVESKGTVRRYGIAVGKTGYSWRGTATIERKAKWPAWHPTDDMHAETPGLPKRIAPGPANPLGARALYLFSDGRDTLYRIHGTNEPWTIGTEASSGCIRMLNEDIIELYEKVQTGAKVQVL from the coding sequence ATGACAACAATCCCGCTCGCAAAGTCGCTTTCTTATTCTGCTATCTCCCGGCGGAGTTTCATACTCGGGTTGCTCGCGGTGCAAGGTTGCAGCACCGTTAGCGGAACAATGTCTCCGTCCCCCGACGAAAGTCCCTATTCGTCCGAACCGTTTCCTGTTCGTCCGGTCAATCGTGGCAAATTCGCAAAAGATCTGCAGCCGGTCACGATGGCAAAAAAGGTTGATGCCCCGCCCGGAGCGATCATTGTCGATCCTCACAGCAAGCATATCTATTATGTCGAATCCAAGGGCACCGTCAGGCGCTACGGTATAGCTGTTGGCAAAACCGGGTATAGCTGGCGCGGGACGGCGACGATCGAGCGAAAGGCCAAATGGCCGGCATGGCATCCCACTGATGATATGCATGCCGAAACGCCTGGCTTGCCCAAACGTATAGCGCCGGGACCAGCCAATCCTTTAGGAGCACGCGCACTATACCTGTTCAGCGATGGCCGGGACACGCTGTACCGCATTCACGGTACGAATGAACCGTGGACTATTGGCACGGAAGCCTCCTCAGGCTGCATTCGCATGCTCAACGAAGACATCATTGAACTATACGAAAAAGTGCAAACCGGTGCCAAAGTTCAAGTCCTGTAA
- a CDS encoding VOC family protein: protein MFSHVTVGTRNLQQAGQFYDAVLIPLGLKRRIVTPDGGPASLCWVSPHESLPRFYVYSPFNGEPATVGNGSMVAFLAPSEEAVNEAYAGGMANGGTDDGGPGPRPHYGDGYFGAYLRDPDGNKIHLVHRGDIG, encoded by the coding sequence ATGTTCAGCCATGTCACCGTCGGAACGCGTAATCTCCAGCAGGCAGGGCAATTCTATGATGCCGTGCTTATACCGCTAGGGTTGAAACGCCGGATCGTCACTCCTGATGGCGGTCCTGCGTCACTGTGTTGGGTATCACCGCACGAATCCTTACCCCGTTTCTATGTCTATAGTCCCTTCAATGGTGAACCAGCCACAGTCGGTAACGGTAGCATGGTCGCTTTCCTGGCGCCATCGGAGGAGGCAGTAAACGAGGCCTATGCCGGCGGAATGGCGAATGGAGGAACGGACGATGGCGGTCCAGGGCCACGCCCGCACTATGGCGACGGCTACTTCGGAGCCTATCTGCGCGACCCCGACGGTAACAAGATCCACCTTGTTCATCGCGGTGACATTGGATAA
- a CDS encoding LysE family translocator — protein sequence MIFSQLALVYGTYLIATASPGPSNMAIMATAMRDGRLPALVLAAGVITGSLFWAVLTATGLSAVLATYAQALFIIKILGGVYLLYLAFRAGKSALKPMSGIAQNTTAGVPHCRSLYRQGLLMHIGNPKAILAWIAIMSLGFRADVPPGMLLAIIGGCAFLGIIVFGGYAILFSTASMIAFYARLRRWIEAVLSVIFAAAGLKLLVSQV from the coding sequence ATGATCTTCAGCCAGCTCGCCCTCGTCTACGGCACTTACCTCATCGCAACCGCTAGTCCAGGGCCAAGCAACATGGCAATCATGGCTACCGCAATGCGTGATGGCCGTCTGCCAGCGCTTGTATTGGCGGCAGGTGTCATCACCGGCTCGCTCTTCTGGGCAGTGCTGACTGCGACGGGGTTGTCCGCGGTACTAGCCACCTATGCTCAGGCGCTGTTCATCATAAAAATCCTTGGCGGCGTTTACCTTTTATATCTGGCTTTCCGCGCGGGTAAGTCGGCACTCAAACCCATGTCTGGAATCGCACAGAATACCACGGCAGGTGTGCCGCATTGCCGCTCGCTCTACCGGCAGGGCCTGCTCATGCACATCGGCAATCCGAAGGCCATTCTGGCTTGGATTGCGATCATGTCACTGGGGTTTCGCGCGGATGTGCCCCCTGGAATGCTGCTGGCGATCATCGGTGGCTGCGCTTTCCTTGGCATAATAGTGTTCGGCGGTTATGCCATACTGTTTTCTACCGCCTCGATGATTGCCTTTTACGCCAGATTGCGGCGCTGGATCGAAGCCGTTCTATCGGTGATCTTTGCAGCCGCCGGACTTAAACTGCTTGTCTCACAGGTTTGA
- a CDS encoding PhzF family phenazine biosynthesis protein gives MPLAIHMVDVFGSGPFSGNPLAVITGADNLTTDEMQRITRWFNLSETTFLLPPRHPDADYRVRIFTLDREMPFAGHPTLGSCHAWLAAGGTPKHETGIVQECGAGLVRIRRADGRLSFAAPPLIRSGAPTPEELDEARRLLGIESRDIIDAAWIDNGPGWLGVRLASAEKVLLLEPVRNWSGRIDVGVVGPHAKGSEAALEVRAFFSDHLGAIAEDPVTGSLNASLAQWLFATGFVAGDYVAAQGTRLGRHGRIYLIRDDIGQIWVGGETRTHIEGRLHAL, from the coding sequence ATGCCGCTTGCTATCCACATGGTTGATGTATTCGGTTCCGGGCCGTTTTCTGGCAATCCACTTGCGGTCATCACCGGTGCTGACAATCTCACGACAGATGAAATGCAGCGAATAACGCGGTGGTTCAACCTTTCCGAAACCACATTTTTGCTGCCACCCAGGCATCCAGATGCTGACTATCGGGTCAGGATATTCACGTTAGACAGGGAAATGCCGTTCGCTGGACATCCCACACTAGGGAGTTGTCATGCTTGGCTCGCAGCCGGCGGCACACCCAAACACGAAACGGGCATCGTGCAGGAATGTGGCGCCGGTCTGGTCAGAATCCGGCGCGCCGATGGGCGACTATCCTTTGCTGCGCCGCCGCTTATTCGTTCGGGCGCACCAACACCCGAAGAACTGGACGAGGCTCGGCGGCTATTGGGGATCGAGTCCCGTGACATCATCGACGCCGCCTGGATAGACAATGGTCCGGGATGGCTGGGGGTCAGGCTTGCGTCAGCAGAGAAAGTGCTACTGCTAGAACCGGTCCGCAATTGGTCAGGCCGCATCGATGTCGGTGTGGTTGGTCCTCATGCGAAAGGCAGCGAGGCCGCGTTGGAGGTGCGCGCCTTCTTCAGCGATCACCTGGGCGCTATCGCCGAAGATCCCGTTACCGGAAGCCTCAACGCCTCGCTGGCGCAGTGGCTGTTTGCGACGGGATTCGTTGCGGGAGACTATGTGGCCGCGCAAGGGACGCGCCTTGGTCGTCACGGCCGCATTTACCTCATCCGCGACGATATCGGCCAGATATGGGTGGGGGGCGAAACGCGTACCCACATAGAAGGCCGGCTACACGCCCTTTGA
- a CDS encoding NUDIX domain-containing protein: protein MDDSVYRPISERVLADDWGRLTEYEYELRLRDGSWQRQTREAYDRGNGAACLLYNPASDNVLLTRQFRLPVLLNGGLESLIEAPAGLLEGADPAERMRAELMEETGYKVFELTHLYDVYMSPGSVTEYLAFFYGEYAESDKVGAGGGSVAEGEDIDVLEVTLSKAMQMISCGDIRDAKTIILLQHLTIRLLQEKYTTLEF from the coding sequence ATGGATGATAGTGTTTACCGACCGATATCCGAACGCGTATTGGCAGATGATTGGGGACGGCTAACCGAATATGAGTATGAACTTCGGCTGAGGGATGGAAGCTGGCAGCGGCAGACTCGCGAGGCATATGACCGTGGTAATGGCGCGGCATGCCTTTTGTACAATCCGGCAAGTGACAACGTCCTGCTTACCCGCCAGTTCCGGTTGCCCGTACTTTTGAACGGCGGTTTAGAATCGCTGATTGAAGCGCCTGCAGGACTGCTGGAGGGCGCTGATCCAGCAGAGCGAATGCGTGCGGAACTGATGGAGGAAACCGGATATAAGGTTTTCGAACTAACTCATCTGTACGATGTATATATGAGCCCCGGATCGGTCACAGAATATCTGGCGTTCTTCTATGGCGAATATGCCGAGAGCGATAAAGTGGGGGCAGGCGGTGGGTCGGTTGCCGAAGGCGAAGACATAGATGTGCTCGAAGTTACGCTGTCCAAGGCAATGCAGATGATCAGTTGCGGCGATATTCGCGACGCCAAGACGATTATTCTGCTTCAACATCTCACCATTCGGCTTTTGCAGGAAAAATACACGACGCTGGAATTCTGA
- a CDS encoding MFS transporter, with the protein MSCSILDNRKVVERHDSTPLPTAALLALAMAGFITILTEALPAGLLPQMQAELGVSPAAIGQLITVYAAGSLAAAIPLTAATQHFRRKPLLLYTIGGFAVVNTITAITGSFSVMLLARFCAGICAGLLWAMIAGYAARMVSDELKGRAIAIAMVGTPLALSMGIPAGTLLGATIGWRSAFAVMTVLTLVLIIWVWRKVPDYPGMTVTKRASIKGTLAIAGFKPVLMVTLLFVLAHNILYTYIAPLVVPAGLAQKLDFVLLLFGLAAIAGIGIVGYLIGRRLRELVLASILLFAVAALILGVAGAVSELFWLAAGVWGLAFGGAATLFQTAATNISGRSSDVAQSMIVTVWNLAIAGGGIMGGLLLEHLGTGWLSWSVLALLLLAYVIAFLTKDRAFPPNRA; encoded by the coding sequence ATGTCCTGTTCGATTCTGGATAATCGCAAAGTGGTCGAAAGGCACGATTCCACGCCATTGCCCACGGCAGCCTTGCTTGCTCTTGCCATGGCTGGTTTCATCACCATCTTAACTGAGGCCTTACCGGCGGGACTTCTCCCGCAGATGCAGGCGGAGCTAGGTGTTAGCCCCGCTGCTATTGGTCAGCTCATTACCGTATATGCTGCAGGTTCGCTGGCGGCGGCCATTCCGCTCACGGCCGCTACACAGCATTTTCGGCGCAAACCGCTCCTCCTTTACACAATTGGGGGATTTGCAGTGGTCAACACGATAACAGCAATCACGGGAAGCTTCAGCGTCATGTTATTGGCGCGCTTTTGCGCCGGCATCTGCGCAGGTCTGCTTTGGGCGATGATCGCCGGCTATGCGGCACGAATGGTATCGGATGAGCTCAAAGGACGCGCTATTGCGATTGCGATGGTCGGCACACCGTTAGCCCTATCGATGGGTATTCCCGCAGGAACGCTGCTAGGGGCGACAATCGGCTGGCGAAGTGCTTTTGCGGTGATGACGGTATTAACCTTGGTTCTGATCATCTGGGTATGGCGGAAAGTGCCTGATTATCCTGGCATGACAGTCACTAAGCGGGCCTCTATCAAGGGCACACTGGCAATTGCAGGATTTAAGCCGGTTTTAATGGTAACCCTGCTCTTTGTCCTGGCGCATAATATCCTTTATACTTACATCGCGCCGCTCGTGGTTCCCGCAGGGTTAGCTCAGAAACTCGATTTCGTCCTGCTTTTGTTCGGGTTAGCGGCAATTGCAGGGATCGGTATCGTTGGATATCTAATTGGTCGAAGGCTGCGCGAACTCGTACTAGCAAGCATTCTGCTTTTCGCAGTGGCCGCGTTAATTCTTGGGGTCGCTGGCGCGGTGTCGGAACTATTCTGGCTGGCAGCTGGTGTTTGGGGATTGGCTTTTGGAGGTGCCGCCACTCTGTTTCAGACTGCAGCCACGAATATCTCTGGCCGATCTTCGGACGTTGCTCAGTCTATGATCGTGACAGTCTGGAACTTGGCGATAGCTGGCGGCGGCATCATGGGTGGCCTTTTGCTCGAACACTTAGGCACCGGCTGGCTTTCTTGGTCGGTTTTGGCGTTACTATTACTCGCCTATGTTATTGCATTCTTAACTAAAGATAGGGCCTTTCCGCCCAACCGCGCCTGA
- a CDS encoding antibiotic biosynthesis monooxygenase, with protein MDKKLAAGFVTSPMPTTFIVNVIHVHPGKQDEAFQIIQDVVHYVAERKAGFLWSNLAKSTDGLTVVNIEAIQGAGNVDEFFSDPVFVEKFRKLDAVSTSEFHTYNVGDLVLPKLGLAG; from the coding sequence ATGGATAAAAAATTGGCCGCCGGATTTGTTACCTCACCGATGCCAACCACGTTTATCGTCAATGTCATTCACGTTCATCCCGGCAAGCAGGACGAAGCGTTCCAGATTATTCAGGATGTCGTTCACTACGTAGCTGAGAGAAAAGCGGGATTTCTTTGGAGCAACCTTGCCAAAAGCACGGATGGACTGACCGTGGTTAACATCGAGGCAATTCAGGGTGCAGGAAACGTCGACGAGTTCTTCTCCGATCCGGTTTTCGTTGAGAAGTTCCGCAAGCTTGACGCTGTCTCTACGAGCGAGTTCCACACATACAATGTCGGCGATCTGGTTTTGCCCAAACTCGGACTGGCAGGTTGA
- a CDS encoding LysR family transcriptional regulator: MDKFGTLGIFVQAAEGGSFVAAAHRLGLSSSAVGKAIARLEREMGVRLFHRSTRSMTLTEEGSFFLDTCRRILSELDAAQAQLSRSHTTPHGLLRVSFPLTGMLLMPAISAFMTAYPEIRLDLDFTDRLVDVIEEGFDAVVRTGEVRDTRLMSRKLGTFQHRIVASAAYLEKAGVPQVPEDLLRHRCMHHRYANSGKLEPWPLAREGKDLRIVLPTTTIASTLEPLVNLAENGFGITCLPHFAVAQQIAERKLVPVLNDYTAEAGIFRVLWPTSRYLSPKIRVFVDFMAANLFNFENTSVPATAMAKDAAKARRPR, encoded by the coding sequence ATGGATAAGTTTGGTACGCTAGGTATCTTTGTTCAAGCGGCTGAAGGCGGCAGCTTTGTAGCCGCCGCCCATCGTTTAGGTCTCTCCAGTTCCGCAGTTGGCAAAGCAATTGCGCGTCTTGAACGAGAGATGGGCGTGCGCCTTTTCCATCGCTCGACCCGCAGTATGACCCTGACGGAGGAAGGCAGCTTCTTTTTGGATACTTGCCGACGCATTCTGTCTGAGCTGGACGCAGCACAAGCGCAGCTTTCAAGATCCCACACCACTCCCCACGGCCTGTTGAGAGTAAGCTTTCCTTTGACGGGAATGCTGTTGATGCCAGCTATATCGGCCTTCATGACGGCATATCCCGAAATCAGGCTGGACCTCGATTTTACAGATCGTTTAGTTGACGTAATCGAAGAAGGTTTCGATGCCGTTGTCCGTACGGGCGAGGTGCGAGATACGCGGCTGATGAGTCGAAAGCTTGGCACGTTTCAACATCGAATAGTCGCTTCGGCAGCCTACCTCGAAAAGGCTGGTGTTCCGCAAGTCCCCGAAGACCTGCTGCGTCATCGTTGTATGCATCACAGATATGCCAATTCGGGAAAATTGGAGCCGTGGCCGTTGGCGAGGGAAGGCAAAGATCTGCGCATCGTTCTTCCGACGACGACGATAGCAAGTACCCTTGAACCGCTCGTTAACCTTGCTGAGAATGGCTTTGGCATAACTTGCTTGCCACATTTCGCAGTGGCTCAACAGATAGCGGAACGCAAGTTAGTCCCGGTACTTAATGATTATACAGCAGAAGCGGGCATATTCCGTGTCCTTTGGCCCACAAGCCGTTATTTATCGCCGAAGATCCGCGTTTTCGTGGACTTTATGGCTGCAAATTTGTTTAACTTCGAAAACACGTCGGTACCGGCCACCGCGATGGCTAAGGACGCTGCAAAAGCTCGCCGGCCCCGTTGA
- a CDS encoding invasion associated locus B family protein — protein sequence MQLQLGTTLLSATVIILAATVVSVQGQDAATSEKSAVQSKRFDDWYYRCAEVKAADGKALSQCEVAQIAQVKQGEENVNVLTLAIAKAAPEAGKKPSGNELLLTALVPLNVVLPIGLGLAADGKDVVTIPYRNCNQAGCWAQQKLDQKMLAALQKGSAGEARLRLMNGQNINLKFSLKGLTKALAELQKPTKA from the coding sequence ATGCAATTACAATTGGGCACGACGCTTTTAAGTGCAACTGTCATCATTTTGGCTGCAACCGTAGTATCGGTCCAGGGTCAAGATGCAGCAACATCGGAGAAGTCTGCAGTCCAATCAAAACGATTTGATGATTGGTATTATCGTTGCGCCGAAGTCAAGGCCGCAGACGGTAAAGCTCTGTCACAATGTGAAGTGGCACAGATTGCTCAGGTCAAACAGGGCGAGGAGAACGTCAATGTTCTCACATTGGCCATTGCAAAGGCTGCGCCCGAAGCTGGCAAGAAGCCTTCCGGCAATGAGCTGTTATTGACCGCGCTTGTGCCGCTGAATGTTGTACTGCCAATCGGGCTTGGGTTGGCTGCTGATGGCAAAGATGTCGTTACGATCCCTTACCGCAATTGTAATCAAGCTGGATGCTGGGCGCAGCAAAAGCTCGATCAGAAAATGCTCGCTGCTTTGCAAAAAGGGTCTGCAGGAGAAGCCCGTCTGCGCCTGATGAACGGTCAGAACATCAATCTGAAGTTTTCATTGAAGGGGCTCACCAAGGCTCTCGCAGAATTGCAAAAACCAACTAAAGCCTGA